A single region of the bacterium genome encodes:
- a CDS encoding aspartate aminotransferase family protein, protein MKYWQKIDIKEVPDIKVVPPGPKSNEYHQLAGKYMKGYSGQVKLFPVVFEEGNGPFLRDVDGNTYIDFSSGIYVTNCGHCHPKIVEYVKKYLDKLWNCHDFTTPVKTEALQLLSEILPGDINGIQFYSDGTTAIEAGLRAARAITEKFEFISFWGDFHGKTLGSVSLSIMSPDKGIRSPGFFLTPRPYCYRCPFKLHKDSCNLYCVDFVERIIDEETTNRVAAVVMEPIQGWAGSIFPPDEFIPELKKRLEKRGILLFADEILTGMGRTGKWFACQHYNIVPDIITVGKGLGNGFPVTIMAVREKYKDVLEKISSSSSFGGNPLACASIVATIKVIKEENLIENARKIENVIMEKLYKMKEKHPIIGDVRGKGCIFGIELVKDQHTKEPFEQAGKLVYQKAFRKGLAWVPAGHILRLSPPLIITEEIAIKGTNIIEEAIYETEKELGYL, encoded by the coding sequence ATGAAGTACTGGCAAAAGATTGATATAAAAGAAGTACCGGATATAAAAGTTGTTCCACCTGGTCCAAAATCAAATGAATATCACCAACTTGCGGGTAAATATATGAAAGGGTATTCAGGACAGGTTAAATTATTTCCAGTTGTATTTGAAGAAGGTAATGGTCCGTTTTTAAGAGATGTTGATGGAAATACTTATATTGATTTTTCTTCTGGAATATATGTTACTAATTGTGGACACTGTCATCCAAAAATTGTTGAATATGTAAAAAAATACCTTGACAAACTATGGAATTGCCATGATTTTACAACTCCTGTCAAGACAGAAGCACTTCAACTACTTTCTGAAATACTTCCAGGTGATATTAATGGAATACAATTTTATTCAGATGGAACTACTGCTATTGAAGCAGGTTTAAGAGCAGCAAGAGCAATTACTGAAAAGTTTGAATTTATATCTTTCTGGGGTGATTTTCATGGGAAAACATTGGGTTCTGTTTCTCTTTCTATCATGAGTCCTGACAAAGGAATAAGAAGTCCTGGATTTTTTCTAACTCCAAGACCTTATTGTTATAGATGTCCATTTAAACTTCACAAAGATTCCTGTAATTTGTATTGTGTTGATTTTGTTGAAAGAATTATAGATGAAGAGACAACTAATAGGGTGGCAGCAGTTGTTATGGAACCAATTCAAGGATGGGCAGGAAGTATTTTCCCACCAGATGAGTTTATTCCTGAATTAAAAAAACGACTTGAAAAAAGGGGAATTTTACTTTTTGCTGATGAAATTTTAACAGGAATGGGAAGAACTGGAAAATGGTTTGCCTGTCAACACTATAATATTGTGCCTGACATAATTACAGTAGGGAAAGGACTGGGTAATGGTTTTCCAGTCACAATTATGGCAGTTAGAGAAAAATACAAAGATGTGTTAGAAAAGATAAGTTCTTCTTCTTCTTTTGGTGGTAATCCTCTTGCCTGTGCTTCAATTGTTGCGACAATAAAAGTAATAAAAGAGGAGAATTTAATTGAAAACGCAAGAAAAATAGAAAATGTTATAATGGAAAAACTTTACAAAATGAAAGAAAAACATCCTATAATTGGAGATGTCAGAGGAAAAGGATGTATTTTTGGTATAGAACTGGTGAAAGACCAACATACAAAAGAACCATTTGAACAGGCAGGAAAACTTGTTTATCAAAAAGCATTTAGAAAAGGACTTGCATGGGTTCCAGCAGGGCATATTTTAAGGTTATCTCCACCTTTAATAATTACTGAAGAGATTGCAATTAAAGGAACAAATATTATAGAGGAGGCAATATATGAAACAGAAAAAGAACTTGGCTACTTATAA
- a CDS encoding GNAT family N-acetyltransferase gives MTEKERKIEKFFSYGSPVIVAIDHGQYFGPIEGIESLRKTILKIYNADGILMTPFVFSYIKDFFNSLSSPLVILRVNWTTALCMPWNYKQAHTKLVIEPEEASFSGADAIIANLTLQSGSEKVDSKNVKVFTEIAKKKEKVGMPLIGEIIPLIPSNEKEKLHTHIKQAVRIAWELGADMIKTIYTGENFNEIIEGVPIPVFILGGDKMKYEEDALDIAKEGAEKGAKGIVFGRNVFQSENPTKFIEQLKATINGNKYSQLKMHLYDFNSLSDTMLPDGYKIKTFKEGNEKIWCEIINKTIGGNLNKEYFEEKFKSKKQFDPDGVFFLYYGDKPCGTVIAWKEDRNLGQLHYLGVLPEHSGKNLGYILCSEVLKYFQKRRINQVFLTTDDFRLSAIKIYLKLGFKPVICEKDNIRRWEKILNYLKLQETK, from the coding sequence ATGACTGAGAAAGAAAGGAAAATAGAGAAATTTTTTTCATATGGGAGTCCTGTAATAGTAGCAATTGACCATGGGCAGTATTTTGGACCTATTGAAGGAATTGAATCTTTAAGAAAGACAATTCTTAAAATTTATAATGCGGATGGAATTCTTATGACTCCTTTTGTTTTTTCTTATATAAAAGATTTTTTTAACTCATTATCATCTCCATTAGTTATTTTAAGAGTAAATTGGACAACTGCTTTATGTATGCCATGGAATTATAAACAAGCACATACAAAATTAGTCATTGAACCAGAAGAAGCATCTTTTTCTGGTGCAGATGCTATTATAGCAAATTTGACATTACAGAGTGGAAGTGAAAAAGTTGACTCTAAAAATGTTAAAGTTTTTACTGAAATAGCCAAAAAGAAAGAAAAAGTTGGAATGCCACTAATTGGAGAAATAATACCTCTTATTCCTTCAAATGAAAAAGAAAAACTACATACTCATATAAAACAGGCAGTTAGAATTGCATGGGAACTTGGGGCAGATATGATAAAAACAATTTATACAGGAGAAAATTTTAATGAAATTATTGAAGGAGTTCCTATTCCTGTTTTTATACTTGGTGGAGACAAAATGAAATATGAAGAAGATGCTTTAGATATTGCTAAAGAAGGGGCAGAAAAAGGTGCAAAAGGTATTGTTTTTGGTAGAAATGTCTTCCAATCGGAAAACCCAACTAAATTTATTGAACAATTAAAGGCAACTATAAATGGGAATAAATATAGTCAATTAAAAATGCATCTTTATGATTTTAACTCACTTTCTGATACTATGCTTCCAGATGGATATAAAATAAAAACATTTAAAGAAGGAAATGAAAAAATATGGTGTGAAATAATAAATAAAACAATTGGTGGGAATTTGAATAAAGAATATTTTGAAGAAAAATTCAAATCAAAAAAACAATTTGACCCTGATGGGGTATTTTTTCTTTATTATGGAGATAAACCGTGTGGGACAGTAATAGCATGGAAAGAAGATAGAAATTTAGGACAACTTCACTATTTAGGTGTTCTTCCAGAACATTCTGGTAAAAACCTTGGATATATTTTATGTTCAGAAGTTCTAAAATACTTCCAAAAAAGAAGAATAAATCAAGTATTTCTTACAACAGATGATTTTCGATTGTCTGCTATTAAAATTTATTTAAAACTTGGTTTTAAACCAGTAATTTGTGAAAAAGATAATATAAGAAGATGGGAAAAAATATTAAATTATTTAAAGTTACAGGAGACAAAATGA
- a CDS encoding DeoR/GlpR family DNA-binding transcription regulator has protein sequence MSLDSEKRKEKIKELIEKRGSIAVSELVRIFNVSEVTIRKELEQLKKEGILVRTYGGALKSDIIFPENLQFKAKLKKNIREKRIVAEMAIKYIKEGETIFLDSGTTTLEIAKLICEKNLPVTVITNSLPAINYLVNSSIAQLIALSGFFRKESFDFYGPFTIEEIKKLSFTGAFIGVDGISGETGLTTTDVDTARIEEVVIEKAREINIVVDYSKIGKISPVPYGEMLKKKKDKRIITDYKASKKEIEKLKKYGFEIIIGEKND, from the coding sequence ATGAGTTTAGATTCAGAAAAACGCAAAGAGAAAATAAAGGAATTAATTGAAAAAAGAGGTAGTATTGCTGTTTCAGAACTTGTAAGAATTTTTAATGTATCTGAGGTTACAATCAGAAAAGAACTTGAGCAATTGAAAAAAGAAGGAATTTTAGTAAGAACATATGGAGGGGCATTAAAATCAGATATTATATTTCCCGAAAATCTCCAATTCAAGGCAAAATTGAAAAAAAATATAAGAGAAAAAAGAATAGTTGCGGAAATGGCTATAAAGTATATAAAAGAAGGAGAAACAATATTTCTTGATTCAGGAACAACAACATTAGAAATTGCAAAATTAATTTGTGAAAAAAATTTACCTGTTACAGTTATTACGAATTCTCTACCAGCGATAAATTACCTTGTTAATTCATCTATAGCCCAACTTATTGCTTTAAGTGGTTTTTTTAGAAAAGAAAGTTTTGATTTTTATGGACCTTTTACAATAGAAGAAATAAAAAAACTTTCATTTACAGGTGCTTTTATTGGAGTGGATGGAATATCAGGTGAAACTGGGCTGACAACAACTGATGTTGATACAGCGAGAATTGAAGAAGTAGTAATTGAAAAAGCGAGAGAAATAAATATTGTCGTTGACTATTCAAAAATTGGAAAAATTTCACCAGTTCCTTATGGAGAAATGTTGAAAAAAAAGAAAGACAAAAGAATTATTACTGATTATAAAGCATCAAAAAAAGAAATTGAAAAATTAAAAAAATATGGTTTTGAAATCATAATAGGAGAAAAAAATGACTGA
- a CDS encoding creatininase family protein: MKQKKNLATYNKKFEENSYEGIKEAILQKAIVLLPIGQTEEHGRHLPVKTDAFIAEKICEKISEISPVPTIVMPTIYYGYSTKEVTKWPGCPGIKIETFISCIYDICFSLVGMGFKKIVIVSCHGNHTGALRVVVRKIADDCGIYMTLTIPNTIAKEKIDKILEKGWRGSCHGCEYETSLMLYLDEKSVDMKKATDIDILKINSEFYPGKVFISTWGLQKSKTGIFGAPVVASKEKGEKIFNSIIEEYIKFLKELSKWKI, encoded by the coding sequence ATGAAACAGAAAAAGAACTTGGCTACTTATAACAAAAAATTTGAAGAAAATAGTTACGAAGGAATAAAAGAAGCAATATTACAAAAGGCAATTGTTTTATTACCTATTGGTCAAACAGAAGAACACGGTAGACATTTACCGGTTAAAACAGATGCATTTATTGCTGAGAAAATATGTGAAAAAATATCTGAAATATCACCAGTTCCAACTATTGTTATGCCAACTATTTATTATGGATATTCAACAAAAGAAGTAACAAAATGGCCTGGTTGTCCTGGAATTAAAATTGAAACATTTATTTCCTGTATTTATGATATATGTTTTTCTTTAGTTGGGATGGGATTTAAGAAAATTGTTATTGTTAGTTGTCATGGAAACCATACAGGAGCATTAAGAGTAGTTGTGAGGAAAATCGCCGATGATTGTGGTATTTATATGACCTTAACTATCCCAAATACCATTGCAAAAGAAAAAATAGATAAAATTTTAGAAAAGGGATGGCGAGGAAGTTGTCATGGCTGTGAATATGAAACATCTTTAATGTTATATCTTGATGAAAAAAGTGTTGATATGAAAAAAGCAACTGATATAGATATCTTAAAAATAAATTCAGAATTTTATCCAGGGAAAGTTTTCATTTCAACATGGGGATTACAGAAAAGCAAAACAGGAATTTTTGGTGCACCGGTAGTTGCAAGTAAAGAAAAAGGGGAAAAGATATTTAACTCTATAATTGAAGAATATATAAAATTTTTAAAGGAGTTATCAAAATGGAAAATTTAA
- a CDS encoding FGGY family carbohydrate kinase — protein MSVLVIDEGTTNIKTIIFERDGNIVKQNSIKIKTYYPERECVEQKAGEWWTCFLKGLKNIDYNKEKIECISSSTQGGTFVLLDKNSKVLTNAFTWLDNRAEKTSKKLKKKFGDDFFYKKTGHPIAAWMPISIISYIREKNPEIYEKVRRISFVADYLNFKLTGRFFLDRTNAQMSSFYNIVEDKWDDDLCEIAGIDKNMLPEIVPSGEIGGKLKKEVANSLGLKENIPVISGGHDQYCASLGAGVKEKGDCLLSTGTAFALLVLTDKLIFLPKNKKHWKPGRYLFEDKYGVMGPISNGCCILDWIILNFKKFEIKKLNNTKIKFIPYFSEGKGEIKNISLSTKREEIYYSAVRAIVYEIKKYIDEIENKIKVKKFFLVGGGTNISFLPELIKEISKKDVIIPEIKECAARGAFLLTI, from the coding sequence ATGAGTGTTCTTGTAATTGATGAGGGAACTACAAATATAAAAACAATTATTTTTGAGAGAGACGGTAATATAGTAAAACAAAATTCTATAAAAATAAAAACATATTATCCCGAAAGAGAATGTGTTGAACAAAAAGCAGGGGAATGGTGGACTTGTTTTTTAAAAGGGCTAAAGAATATTGACTATAATAAAGAAAAAATTGAGTGTATATCAAGTTCAACACAAGGAGGAACATTTGTTCTTCTTGATAAAAACTCAAAGGTATTAACAAATGCTTTTACATGGCTTGATAATAGAGCAGAGAAAACATCTAAAAAATTAAAGAAAAAGTTTGGTGACGATTTCTTTTATAAAAAAACAGGTCATCCTATTGCAGCATGGATGCCAATTTCTATAATTTCTTATATAAGAGAAAAAAATCCAGAAATTTATGAAAAAGTAAGAAGAATTTCTTTTGTTGCTGATTATTTAAATTTCAAATTAACAGGAAGATTTTTTTTAGATAGAACAAATGCACAGATGAGTTCTTTTTATAATATTGTTGAAGATAAATGGGATGATGATTTATGTGAAATTGCAGGGATAGATAAAAATATGCTACCTGAAATTGTCCCTTCTGGAGAAATTGGTGGCAAACTAAAAAAGGAAGTTGCGAATTCTCTTGGTTTAAAAGAAAATATACCTGTTATTTCAGGGGGACATGACCAGTATTGTGCTTCACTTGGTGCTGGTGTGAAAGAAAAAGGGGATTGCTTACTTTCAACTGGGACTGCTTTTGCTTTACTTGTTTTAACTGATAAATTAATTTTTTTGCCTAAAAATAAAAAACACTGGAAACCAGGGAGATATTTATTTGAAGATAAATATGGAGTAATGGGACCTATTTCAAATGGTTGTTGTATTCTTGACTGGATTATTCTGAATTTCAAAAAATTTGAAATTAAAAAATTAAATAATACAAAGATAAAATTTATTCCATATTTTTCAGAAGGGAAAGGAGAAATTAAAAACATTTCATTATCAACAAAAAGAGAAGAAATATATTATTCAGCAGTAAGGGCAATTGTTTATGAAATAAAGAAGTATATAGATGAAATAGAGAATAAAATAAAAGTAAAGAAATTTTTTCTTGTTGGAGGAGGAACAAATATTAGTTTTTTACCTGAACTCATAAAAGAAATTTCAAAAAAAGATGTAATAATTCCTGAAATAAAAGAATGTGCTGCCAGAGGTGCTTTTTTATTAACAATTTAA
- a CDS encoding TatD family hydrolase: MLKKTIKLEKNLKIFKEEFEKFLPKKILDFHIHICPKQAVPTGSFAINAGGNKLKKYTFDELKEDMCALYPNREFYGVCFGVPSVNLKTDIMNNYVASVCDKKNFFPLRIVRPEENEKEVEKDIIKKEFYGFKPYRDYAEKFKKKEEVEILDFLPEKILKIADKYGLVIMLHIPKENRLADKSNQKQIMYICNKFPDAKIVLAHIGRAYYFKNIYGNLEKIKKFPNLYFDLAMVNNFEVIEYLFENVAQDKILYGTDIPIALAEGKSVEINDQYTYITPIPWELSISDEKKKIVFTSFVYEELRAIKKAVERTKKDINFIKNLFFYNGYKLLKEVKIK, translated from the coding sequence ATGTTGAAAAAAACAATAAAATTAGAGAAAAATTTGAAGATATTTAAGGAAGAATTTGAGAAATTTTTGCCTAAAAAAATTCTTGATTTCCATATTCATATATGTCCAAAACAGGCAGTTCCCACTGGTAGTTTTGCAATAAATGCAGGAGGAAATAAACTCAAAAAATATACCTTTGATGAATTGAAAGAAGATATGTGTGCTCTTTACCCAAATAGGGAATTTTATGGTGTTTGTTTTGGAGTCCCAAGTGTTAATTTAAAAACAGATATTATGAATAATTATGTTGCCTCTGTTTGTGATAAAAAAAACTTTTTCCCATTAAGAATTGTAAGACCAGAGGAAAATGAAAAAGAAGTTGAAAAAGATATTATAAAAAAGGAGTTTTATGGTTTCAAGCCATATAGGGACTATGCTGAAAAATTTAAGAAAAAAGAAGAAGTTGAAATTCTTGACTTTTTACCTGAAAAAATTTTAAAAATTGCAGATAAATACGGGTTGGTTATTATGCTCCATATTCCAAAGGAAAACAGGTTAGCAGACAAATCCAATCAAAAACAAATTATGTATATATGTAATAAATTTCCAGATGCAAAAATAGTTCTTGCTCATATTGGAAGGGCATATTATTTCAAAAATATTTATGGGAATCTTGAGAAAATAAAAAAATTCCCCAATTTATATTTTGACCTTGCAATGGTAAATAATTTTGAAGTTATAGAATATCTTTTTGAAAATGTTGCACAGGATAAAATTCTTTATGGGACAGATATACCAATTGCTCTTGCAGAAGGAAAATCAGTTGAAATAAATGACCAGTACACATATATAACTCCCATACCATGGGAATTATCAATTTCTGATGAGAAGAAAAAAATTGTATTTACTTCTTTTGTTTATGAGGAATTAAGAGCAATAAAGAAAGCAGTTGAAAGAACAAAAAAGGATATAAATTTTATAAAAAATTTGTTTTTTTATAATGGATACAAACTTCTTAAAGAGGTGAAAATAAAATGA
- a CDS encoding fucose isomerase: MENLKLGFVPIGKFVFSHIDAMKYKKQIEEKLKRWNINYVSMDKILPDGMVRDQKHVEVVIEFLNKEKVDGVFIPHCNFGTEGAAGMIAKKSGVPVLLWGPRDEEPLEDGTRLRDTLCGLFATSKVLHKLNVPFTYIENCRIEDIAFKEGVEKFMSVISVVKEFKNMRLGQIGSRIDFFWTTIINESELLEKFGIEILPIDIVDFIKQVKENSEKNKRKYIEEFKKTKEKINFSGFENENSILNLFSMRDVMFEIANKEKINAYAIQSFMSICKELGVMVEFAAAMVSDEGIPVAAETDIHGAISSIILQASSFNKEKVFLADLTIRHPKNDNAVLLWHCSSPISMIDKDCNPEVSNHWVLPGIPSGSCHWKLKDGEMTILRFDGDKGEYKIICGEGKTVSGPYTKNVYAWLEVKNWKQWEKKFIESPYIHHIATNYGKYTSIIEESVKYLPGNIKFEKLD; the protein is encoded by the coding sequence ATGGAAAATTTAAAACTTGGTTTTGTTCCAATAGGGAAATTTGTTTTTAGTCATATAGATGCAATGAAATACAAAAAGCAAATTGAAGAAAAATTAAAAAGGTGGAATATAAATTATGTTTCAATGGACAAAATTTTACCTGATGGGATGGTAAGAGACCAAAAACATGTTGAGGTAGTTATTGAATTCCTTAATAAAGAAAAAGTTGATGGAGTTTTTATTCCTCATTGTAATTTTGGAACAGAAGGAGCAGCAGGGATGATAGCAAAGAAAAGTGGTGTTCCTGTTTTATTATGGGGGCCAAGAGATGAGGAACCGTTAGAAGATGGGACAAGATTAAGGGATACTCTTTGTGGACTTTTTGCGACAAGCAAGGTTTTACATAAACTAAATGTCCCATTTACTTATATTGAAAATTGTAGAATTGAGGATATTGCTTTTAAAGAGGGAGTTGAAAAATTTATGAGTGTTATTTCTGTTGTGAAAGAGTTTAAAAATATGCGACTTGGACAAATTGGGAGTAGAATTGATTTTTTCTGGACAACAATTATTAATGAAAGCGAACTTTTAGAGAAGTTTGGTATTGAAATTTTACCAATTGATATTGTAGATTTTATAAAACAGGTTAAAGAAAATTCTGAAAAAAATAAAAGAAAGTATATTGAAGAATTTAAAAAAACAAAAGAAAAAATAAATTTTTCTGGTTTTGAAAACGAGAACTCTATTTTAAACCTTTTTTCAATGAGAGATGTAATGTTTGAAATAGCCAATAAAGAAAAAATAAATGCTTATGCAATTCAATCATTCATGAGTATATGCAAAGAATTAGGAGTAATGGTTGAGTTTGCTGCGGCAATGGTATCGGATGAAGGAATCCCTGTTGCTGCTGAAACAGATATACACGGTGCCATAAGTTCTATTATTTTGCAGGCATCTTCATTTAATAAAGAAAAGGTTTTTCTTGCTGACCTTACTATAAGACATCCAAAAAATGATAATGCAGTCCTTCTCTGGCACTGTTCTTCTCCAATTTCTATGATTGATAAAGACTGCAATCCAGAAGTTTCTAATCACTGGGTATTACCAGGAATTCCTTCTGGTTCATGTCACTGGAAACTTAAAGATGGAGAAATGACTATATTAAGGTTTGATGGGGACAAAGGAGAATATAAAATAATTTGTGGTGAAGGGAAAACTGTATCTGGACCTTATACAAAAAATGTATATGCATGGTTAGAAGTAAAAAACTGGAAACAATGGGAAAAAAAATTTATTGAAAGCCCATATATTCATCATATAGCAACAAATTATGGGAAATATACATCTATTATTGAAGAAAGTGTAAAGTATTTGCCAGGGAATATAAAATTTGAAAAACTTGATTAA
- a CDS encoding Gfo/Idh/MocA family oxidoreductase, translating to MNKKLKVGIFGIRRGDSFANIFNSIPNTEVVAVCDNSEIRVKNFLISGKKNIPTYNDYEKFLQHDMDIVVLCNYCTEHAPAAIKALRSGKHVLSEVIACKTLSEGVSLCREVEKAEKKGIFYMFAENYCYFSYIQEMERIYKAGKIGQLRYGEGEYIHDCSSSWHVLTTSPSHWRNWLPSTYYCTHSLGPIIKITDLRPVQVSGFVVPNLISREYGREGDDWGILIIKMENDAILRIIPWSIGPHDSIWYRIYGTDGMMENNRWKDTNVLNVHFQKLWEKPKIKSYLPEFKKYQKQAKRSGHGGGDFFLLFDFVNSIRKKERPPIDIYKAMDMTLPGILGYRSALSGNIPIEIPDFRKEKERKKYENDNWSPDPNDKKLMKNQPAPSILGEIEIKKEIYEMLEKKREKAMSEIKKQLEKAYKI from the coding sequence ATGAATAAAAAATTAAAAGTTGGGATTTTTGGTATTAGAAGAGGTGATAGTTTTGCAAACATATTTAACTCTATTCCAAATACAGAAGTTGTTGCTGTCTGTGATAATAGCGAAATCAGAGTTAAAAATTTTTTAATAAGTGGGAAAAAAAACATTCCTACTTATAATGATTATGAAAAGTTTTTGCAACATGATATGGATATTGTTGTCCTTTGTAATTATTGCACAGAACACGCTCCCGCAGCAATAAAAGCATTAAGAAGTGGAAAGCATGTTTTATCAGAAGTAATTGCCTGTAAAACGCTCTCAGAAGGGGTCTCTCTTTGTAGAGAAGTAGAGAAAGCAGAAAAAAAGGGGATATTTTATATGTTTGCTGAAAATTATTGTTATTTCTCCTATATCCAAGAAATGGAGAGGATTTACAAAGCAGGAAAAATTGGGCAATTAAGATATGGAGAAGGTGAATATATTCACGATTGCTCTTCTTCCTGGCATGTTTTAACTACTTCACCTTCTCATTGGAGAAACTGGCTTCCTTCAACTTATTATTGTACTCATTCTCTTGGTCCAATAATAAAAATAACTGATTTAAGGCCTGTTCAGGTATCTGGATTTGTTGTCCCTAATTTGATATCCAGAGAATATGGAAGAGAAGGTGATGATTGGGGAATACTCATTATAAAAATGGAAAACGATGCAATTTTAAGAATTATTCCCTGGAGTATTGGTCCCCATGATTCAATCTGGTACAGAATTTATGGAACTGATGGGATGATGGAAAATAATAGGTGGAAAGATACAAATGTTCTAAATGTTCATTTTCAGAAATTATGGGAAAAACCAAAAATAAAAAGTTATCTTCCTGAATTCAAAAAGTACCAAAAACAGGCAAAAAGGTCAGGACATGGAGGAGGAGATTTTTTCCTTTTATTTGACTTTGTCAATTCAATAAGGAAAAAAGAAAGACCACCAATAGATATTTATAAAGCAATGGATATGACATTGCCTGGAATTTTGGGGTATCGTTCTGCTCTTTCTGGTAATATTCCTATTGAGATACCAGATTTTAGAAAAGAAAAAGAAAGAAAAAAATATGAAAATGATAATTGGTCACCTGACCCAAATGATAAAAAACTAATGAAAAACCAACCAGCACCTTCTATCCTTGGAGAAATTGAAATTAAAAAAGAAATTTATGAAATGCTTGAAAAAAAGAGAGAGAAAGCAATGTCGGAAATTAAAAAACAATTAGAAAAAGCATATAAAATTTAG
- a CDS encoding class I adenylate-forming enzyme family protein, producing MNIGKLLDEIVVKKGNEECLIFEDKIFKYKDVLEKTNKYANFFKSIGIEKGKKVGIFLQNSPEYIFSYFAIFKMGATGVPIDHRLKVNELCTLLNHSQSEYLITYNFKDFNADEIKKKVPSIKKIILIDEKVQNTLFIGDSENFPSSFPTRDIDENSIALILYTSGTTGTPKGVIWTYKNLESPIESFRYFNLFKDGETTLCCIPFSHNGGIIYPLLIILGVKLVLMRMYQPLLLLKNLLNWKVDFLFIVPTMLIGILNLKEIDEFLLPDLKWAAVFGAPSSPDILEKFSKVAPNAKLFSGYGLTESSAPNFLHPLDKIKLDSVGMPVPWIEVKIIDKEGKEVKKGEVGELIMKGWPITPGYYNQPDITKEVIKDGWLYTGDIGRFDEDGYLYIVGRKKEMIKVGGLYVFAPEIEGVIYKHPKVKEVAVVGVPDELRGESVKAIIVPKEDGITENEIKKFCRQYLASYKIPTIVEFRKELPKTGIGKIKKESLK from the coding sequence ATGAATATCGGTAAATTGTTAGATGAAATTGTTGTAAAAAAAGGGAATGAAGAATGTCTTATATTTGAGGATAAAATTTTCAAATACAAAGATGTTTTAGAAAAAACAAATAAATATGCAAATTTTTTCAAAAGTATAGGGATTGAAAAAGGAAAAAAAGTTGGAATTTTCCTTCAAAACTCCCCTGAATATATTTTTTCTTATTTCGCAATTTTTAAAATGGGTGCAACAGGAGTTCCTATTGACCACCGACTTAAAGTTAATGAACTATGCACACTTCTAAATCATAGCCAGTCAGAGTATCTTATAACTTATAATTTTAAGGACTTCAATGCAGATGAGATAAAGAAAAAGGTACCTTCAATTAAAAAAATAATCCTTATTGATGAAAAGGTTCAAAATACACTTTTTATAGGAGATAGTGAGAATTTTCCTTCTTCTTTTCCTACAAGAGATATTGATGAAAATTCAATTGCTTTAATTCTTTATACTTCTGGAACAACAGGAACTCCAAAAGGGGTTATATGGACATATAAAAATCTTGAAAGTCCAATAGAATCATTTAGATATTTTAATCTTTTCAAAGACGGAGAGACAACTTTATGCTGTATCCCTTTTTCTCATAATGGAGGAATTATTTATCCTCTTTTGATAATTCTTGGAGTTAAACTTGTCCTTATGAGAATGTACCAGCCACTTTTACTGCTAAAAAATCTTTTAAATTGGAAAGTGGACTTTCTTTTTATTGTTCCAACAATGCTTATCGGGATATTAAACCTAAAAGAAATTGATGAGTTTTTATTACCTGACCTTAAATGGGCTGCTGTTTTTGGTGCTCCAAGTTCCCCTGATATACTTGAGAAATTCAGCAAAGTTGCTCCAAATGCAAAACTTTTTTCTGGATATGGTCTTACAGAAAGTTCTGCACCAAATTTCTTACATCCTCTTGATAAAATAAAATTGGATTCAGTCGGCATGCCTGTTCCGTGGATTGAAGTAAAAATAATTGATAAAGAAGGGAAAGAAGTAAAAAAAGGAGAAGTTGGAGAACTAATAATGAAGGGCTGGCCAATAACTCCTGGTTATTACAATCAGCCAGATATTACAAAGGAAGTAATTAAAGATGGGTGGTTATACACAGGAGATATTGGAAGATTTGATGAAGATGGGTATCTTTACATAGTAGGCAGGAAAAAAGAAATGATAAAAGTTGGTGGACTTTATGTATTTGCACCTGAAATTGAAGGAGTTATATATAAACATCCAAAAGTTAAAGAAGTAGCAGTTGTTGGTGTTCCAGATGAATTAAGAGGAGAAAGCGTGAAAGCAATTATAGTCCCAAAAGAAGATGGGATAACAGAAAATGAAATAAAAAAATTCTGTAGACAATACCTTGCTTCTTATAAAATTCCGACAATTGTTGAATTTAGAAAAGAACTACCAAAAACAGGAATAGGGAAAATAAAAAAAGAATCTCTCAAATAA